In one window of Bacteroidota bacterium DNA:
- a CDS encoding NADH-quinone oxidoreductase subunit C, translating to MENLLRYIEEKLKTKFGDAIISAEQLYDFPVFVIKREKLFEIVKYLKEDSEMGFEFLTTLCGLHFPDNKGQELGVMYQLHNMPKNWRIRLKTFFPIADPEVPTLTPLFSSANWQERQEYDFFGIIFKGHPDLRRILNMNEMNYHPMRKEYALEDGTRTDKNDSMFGR from the coding sequence GTGGAAAATCTTTTACGATACATAGAAGAAAAATTAAAAACAAAATTCGGTGATGCAATTATTTCTGCCGAGCAGCTTTATGATTTTCCGGTTTTCGTTATAAAAAGGGAAAAGCTTTTTGAGATTGTTAAGTATTTGAAAGAAGATTCCGAAATGGGATTTGAATTTCTTACAACGCTTTGCGGCTTACATTTTCCCGATAACAAAGGACAGGAACTTGGCGTAATGTATCAATTGCACAACATGCCTAAAAACTGGCGCATCCGCTTAAAAACTTTTTTCCCGATTGCTGACCCTGAAGTTCCCACGTTAACTCCTCTTTTTTCTTCCGCCAACTGGCAGGAAAGGCAGGAATACGATTTCTTCGGAATTATTTTTAAAGGTCATCCTGATCTGAGACGCATTTTAAATATGAATGAAATGAATTACCATCCAATGAGAAAAGAATATGCACTGGAAGATGGAACAAGAACGGATAAAAACGATTCAATGTTTGGTAGGTAA
- a CDS encoding NADH-quinone oxidoreductase subunit B, translated as MSEVITQKPTIVEAPEGYSQPGFFTTSLEKAVGLARRNSIWPQPFATSCCGIEFMAVMAPHYDLGRFGSERLSYSPRQSDLLMVMGTISKKMGPIVRQVYEQMAEPKWVLAMGACASSGGIFDTYSVLQGIDKVIPVDVYVPGCPPRPEQIIDGLLLIQKMVSSETFRKRQSPEYKALMTKYGMENQ; from the coding sequence ATGTCAGAAGTAATAACACAAAAACCCACCATTGTTGAAGCCCCGGAAGGGTATTCTCAACCGGGTTTCTTTACCACTTCACTGGAAAAAGCGGTTGGCTTGGCAAGAAGAAACTCCATTTGGCCGCAACCCTTTGCCACATCCTGCTGCGGTATCGAATTCATGGCTGTGATGGCTCCGCATTATGACCTGGGAAGATTCGGAAGTGAAAGGTTAAGCTATTCTCCCCGCCAGTCCGACCTGCTGATGGTAATGGGAACCATCTCAAAAAAAATGGGACCGATAGTAAGACAGGTGTACGAGCAGATGGCAGAACCAAAATGGGTGTTGGCTATGGGTGCGTGTGCTTCAAGCGGTGGAATTTTTGATACGTACAGCGTTTTGCAAGGCATTGATAAAGTAATTCCTGTGGATGTTTATGTTCCGGGTTGTCCTCCGCGTCCTGAACAGATTATTGACGGTCTCCTGTTGATACAAAAAATGGTAAGCAGCGAAACATTCAGAAAAAGACAATCGCCTGAGTATAAAGCGCTGATGACAAAATACGGAATGGAAAATCAGTAA
- a CDS encoding NADH-quinone oxidoreductase subunit A — protein sequence MQNNALDFLPIVLTFFVAAGFVVAVMFISHWLGPKRRSKIKNDVFECGIEAQGNARVPFSVKYFLVAILFVLFDVEVIFMYPWAVNFKELGMRGFIEMGLFIAFFMVGFYYIMKKGALKWE from the coding sequence AACAACGCACTTGATTTTCTGCCCATCGTCCTCACCTTCTTCGTAGCAGCCGGATTTGTGGTAGCCGTTATGTTTATTTCTCATTGGCTGGGACCAAAGAGACGTTCCAAAATAAAGAATGATGTTTTTGAATGCGGTATCGAAGCGCAAGGTAATGCGCGCGTTCCGTTCTCTGTAAAATATTTTTTGGTAGCTATCCTTTTTGTTTTGTTCGATGTGGAAGTTATTTTCATGTATCCATGGGCAGTAAATTTTAAAGAACTCGGTATGCGGGGGTTTATTGAAATGGGATTATTCATTGCATTTTTCATGGTTGGATTTTATTATATAATGAAGAAGGGAGCTCTGAAGTGGGAATAA